The DNA region GAAAGGAAAGCtcgagaaaatgaaggaaagagCAAGAAAGTAGGAGAAAGATAGAatgagaaatagagagagaaatgaatggAAGACTTGTATTCAATTTCAATCTTTCTACATAATGATACACGTGCCCATAGGGCTGTTTATATGCTACAAGAATCTGTGACTAATTGCTTAATTTAACAACCCAAAATATCTGTaactaaacccaaaaatatcTAGAACTAAGTCCCTGGAAATTAGATAATCTGTTAAGGCTAACTGACAGAATTTTGCACCCAAACTCAACGGATATTGAAGCAAAGCGAAGCGCACcattttattgagttttgatgAAGTCAGTCACTAAAATAAAACGACGCGTTTGGCTCTTTAATGAAATGATGCGTTTAGTTTAATCAATACGCAGTCGTTTAGCCTTCATCTTCAACCTTCTGTTCAGACTGCTTCTTCCTCACTTCAACACCTATAACTACTCACCACATCattaatttgtataaaaaattgtcaaatagTTGGTGACTATAGCATTTTTCTTATAGAAACCCACACAACACAGTAGACTGTAGACAAGTGATGATAGcaaaaaacattaatttcaGTCGGTCAAGATCATCCAGCATGTGTGATAGCTAGCTAGCTTGAATATGAAATCAGACATCAACTAATATTACAGTTTATAGGAAAAGTATGCAAAATTCAAACGTGAGACTGAGACaggttgtgacttgtgagtactttttttatttagtttctcATCTCACACCCACCAGGTTATTATAGAGAAAAATTCCTTGAACTTATGTCTTAACATGTTAGCAAGAAGTTTTGAATCCAAGATTTCATGGATATCATGATATTTTAAGAACCATTTAGCTAACCTTTGAGATTATGATTTGTGATTGTTCATTTTATAATATGTGTTAATCattcaattatttgtttttagaaaagagaaaggaaaccGGTAGATAATGAAATGACTTGAAATACAAATTGCTATAAGAGTAGGTGTTTAATGTGATTGTAAGCcgtatatttttataatttcatacaatacaatataatatacgtatattttttgatatcttgaagatttttttaatattttcaatatgtGAAATAAAGTTTGACTTATGAACAACTCATTTCTGCTCTTATGGTCATTAGCATTGTTTGAGGATTCGAGTACCCTCTCTCTTACTTGttataataattgaaataaaaagaaaaatagaaaaaaaaaaaaaagtgggaaaccaatatcatttatatatcattgtcttgcttaaaaaaaaaaagaaaaaaaaagagtaagcaaataaaataaaaaaattagttacatAGTCAacatgtttttaaatattttgattcgcaacagaaacaaaaattactataaagtatatatattgaGCTCCAAACAATAGAAGTATTCCACAAAGGATGACAAATTAACTATAAGCTTCGTTGCGTTTGGTCTCCATCTTCCAATAACGTGGTGAGAATTTCTTTGAGATGCTTGTTGTAGACGCATGGTCGTTCAACCTCAACAAGGTGACCTGCTTTCTCTATATATTGTAGTGTTGCTCTGTCTCCCAATTGTCTGCGATCACAACCAATGCCTAATTAGTATATACATAAAACAACATAATTAAGGCCcattttattgagtatatgctttCAATCGGTGTCATCTCAATGTGTTCAAAAGCTTTGATTAATGACTATTCTTATGGCATAAATGAAACATACCTCTTCAAGTTGTTAACAACTTCCATGTTGAAAATGATGTCATTCTCTCCCCACAAGAGATGTACTCTCTGCAACAACCATATGCATCATTAGGTTAACAAATTTcccattttattatattcttatttttcttctgtTCTCAAAGTCAAAAGTGCAAAACTTATGAAACTAGaaatgtcaacaaaaaaaaaacatttgtggCACTACTGTGGGGGCTGACCAAATAGTCAAGGATTGAATAACGGGTCATAGATGGACATTGCagtctctttcattttttgttgaaactatggaatttccttctttcttacacacacacaccaaaaaaaaaaccacacatcTTGATGGACATGATATGTAAGTGTAGGGACAACAATAAgatatatcaaatatataatattttgacTGTCCCAAATAGATGTCATGTCTTCTTAATTATTCCATAATCTTGCCAggttaaaatatatagtttctctattttacatttgaatTTTAATCTATCCAATAGCCATATTACTAATTAGGTCTAGTTTTAGATGTATGTGAAGCTAGTTAACACGTGTTAGATATGGAGGGAGAGACATGATTTGTGGAGTCCCAGTTGCATTAATAGAATGAAGGCCGACATCAAATCTCTAAATCCTATCTGGCTAGTTCCATGGGAGTACCCAGTTGTTTGAAAAACAGACATTATCCGCATAGCACTGTAGACTGTAGACTTGATGATCTGAACTTAAATGTTGCAGAAAACATTAATCTCAGTCGGTCAAGTATTAGACATATGTGATAAATACgagtttaaacttttgagaaaattgataatttaacaaCAAAATCTTCTACCATGTGTGCTAGCTACTAGCAAACTTGAGTGTGAAATAAGACAGCAACTAATATTGCGATTTGCAGGAAAAGTAAGCAAAACTCAAACAAATGAATGacttaaaatttgtatttatcaTTTAATAATTAAAGCATTCTAGGGAAACAAATGCATGCATCAAGCACTCCTGTTAATTTTGCTTATAAATTGCTATAAGAGTAAGTGTTTAATGTGATTGTAAGCTAAGATGAGTATGTTGCTGAAGACGCTAGAGACTAGAGAGACATgtaaaaaggaaggaaaagtggaaaacatttttcttaTCTCAGAAAGTCGTGCAAAATTTTTCTAGAGAATATTGTGGATTGACATAGAACCTAATTGCTACATGTATCACGTAGCACAATAAAATTCCATTTCCTATGTATTTGACAAGCATCATTCTGCACAAATTTATACGATTTTAATTCTCAATGCTCAAATTCAAACCTGAGGATGACTGGGAATGGTAAAGTCATTATCATCAATGACCAAAGCCAGGAGtaattcttctctctcctttctgTTGTCAAACATTACCTGCATAGTCAATGAGATCGGAGCTACAAATTAatcatatttgaatttaatgtCTGAATAGCCATATCTCATACGTATTAATTGGAATATACAGGATGTACATACAAAATAACTCTGATAATTCTAAAGGATTTTGATCCATAATATCAGTTTGTGGTGTATAAGTAAAAGAAGCTACGCATGCCCATATGGGAAACACGGAGTTAATACTATCTATGCATGCCCATATGGGTGACCATGATGAAGCATATATGATATAATATTACATACCTCCAAATAATGTTGGTAAATGAAACTAGGGATCCGAGGCAACTTGAAGGTGGCAATGTCAAAAAGTACTTTCACACCTTGGACAGAATCTGGAAGCAAATAATCAGACCAGGACTTGAACCCAATCCTCTCAAGGGCTGCATCACTTATGGACTTTGTCAAGGCCATGACAGAGCAAGTGAGCACCAAAGACTCAACCAAGTCAGGGTACATCTCAGCCATCTTGAACCCAATCATCCCACCATAGCTCAACCCCACCAAGGTGCACCTCTCCACACCTAGTTTCTTCAGACCCTTTGCCACACACTCAGCTTGAAACTCCGGTGACCGCTCTGATCTGTCAGTGATTGAGCCACCAAAGAAGACTAAATCTGGCACATAAACTGTGTACTTTCTTGCTAGAGCTAACACTTGGGATTGCCACGTAATAATCCCATCAGCTGCAAACCCATGAATGAATACAACagctttattattattgctGTTTATGGATTTTTTTGGAGTTTCATTAGGGACCCAGAAATTCATTATGGTTCCTGGCTCGATTTCCACTATTTGGGGCCTCATCCCGACAAGCTTCATTACCCAACGTAAAAGTGGCTTGTACACTGCAAAAATgttcaccatctctctctctctctctcaaaagcaCACAAAGGAATGAAGAAATCCCATCATATATAGAGATAGATGTGACTTCTGAGAGAATGTAGAGGGCAGTAATTCATGACCTTCTCTTACTCTTTTGACTTatacttttcttcttcctttggcttttttttttttttattatatatattttaatcagAGTTGAAAAGTAATTTATGAAAATGACTTTTCTTCTAATTCATGGAACTAGGAAGAAATATAATAAGCTGATATAAAAACCGTGTAAATCTAGGATACGGGCCCATCTGAGCTGGTTGACTTTTCTTCTAATTCATTGACTTTTCCTCTAATTCATGGAACTAGGAAGAAATATAATAAGCTGATCTAAAAACCGTGTAAATCTTGTTTTAATATCATCAACCAACAATATCATCAACCAACTACTTAGTTTTACCGAATCTGGTTATTCTATTAACAACAAGATTAAAGTTCCATTACATGCATGCGCGCttttctaatatattttataattgcaCTATTCAATAGGCTTAAACTGCTTGATCTCTCCACCATCCATGTGAATGAAACTAATGTGCCcattttattaaactttttttttcccttacaataagggagaaagagagatagtgtaactaaaccttaaaaaaattatcattagaaTCATTGAAAAAGTCATACTTAACCATTAAGTTTGTGaaatcctattttttttttattgtgacttgttttcaataatttaaataaatactaaaataatattagttaatatcatatattatataattaaatttagatCTCAGAAATCATATTGTGGTAAGTAGTATACTCTCTATTTGCAGTTGCACCAACTAATTGGATAACTTTTAGTTAAATACTtgaataaattacataattcttatatataatttggggtGATTTTTAAATAACACCATCAATATATaactaaaagtaaaataaaacctatatcaacaaaaaaatttcttccatGTGAGCTATAAATCCTTTGTTACTTATATAAGAATATCAAATTATGTAATAATTCATTAATTAGTTATTTCACAAAAACCTTCACAATAAAATTGCataatatatactatataatcccattttcaaaTCATATCATAACATATACATATTGGGTACTACACATAGTGCACTAAGTGGATGCCCTCTCtcttttaatattaatattaatatatatatatatatatattaatatatactaatCGCTAACCCATGTCGCACaggatagttaaataaaaaaataattaatcaacctcatgataaaaagaaaaggctaaagGAATCATTAAGAGGTTGATTTTCCCATGAAGAAAAATCTAAAAGaacgaaaaaaaaagagagggaaaactATTTACAAAGAATTGCAACCGTTGTATGTTTACCTTGCTAGGCTCAAAGCCAAAATCGAAATAAAATTttgcaacaataaaaacatacaaCTTCATATTAATTGCAAATCATGCACCTAAAGATTCAATTTATCAAGAATTTCAATAAACACTATTGCAACATCTATCTTCGTTCTAGACATTTATTTTACACATAAACCAATAGCAACCGCAATTAGCTATCACGGTTACTCAATGCTATGACAATCTTGACCCAAGCATTCTCCTTCTAAAATCTCATCTCTTTCCTAAAAACCAATTGAAGAAGAATGATCCATACATGCTAAGAAATACAGTaatacagagaaaaaaaaatgtctatatTTCGCTGGAATATTGCAAGCAGAAGAACAGAGACAAAGGCAAAAGCAAAACTCAAATGATATAATCCATACAGGCTAAGATCTACAATAATTCTTTGCATCGGAGTGGTAAAGGTTGAGCATGAGAAAATTAATTCACAGCtataaataattatagataTAAACATGTTTGGAACTCTGTTTTAACATAGGAAATTACAAAAGGCTACAGATATAATTCCTATGATAGTATTTGCTGTTGAAATTTTAACTTGGTCTAAAATATAAGTTATATAACTTAGTTATATATGATTACGCAGGATGGGCATGGTattagatattataaatttgaggCAAAGATTcagagagagggttgagagagACTTAACAGATagcaagctttaatgaacaccTTTATCACTATGCAAAACTAAAAGGCATATTACagatttttaaatgaattttaagTTGGATGatacaaaaaaattcaacaccaatgattgaaacttttttttttccctatgaATGAAACAAAAAAGTGGTATTACAACAATTTTCCATTTATGGCTTGAAtgaaacatacaaaatatagATTGTGTTTGAACAAAGTAAATTAGTAAAACAACAGGTTATTAGCTtccaaaattaaaacttaactCCTAATCCTTTACAgctaacatgaatattggagcAATATCATGTACTCCACATTCTCTTAGATGTAAAGCTCCAACAAATTACATCAGATGTAATCCCAAAAAcgaatttctttatttatgtatttatatattttttggcttGTGGTAGACCCACTTCCCTTGTAACTGAAATACTCCATGCTAGTctcaaaaaaatctaaatacaaAAGCTGCTGCTCTTGGCGTAATATGCAAAGCTTCTAAATTTGATTAGCACCTATCTTAAAATAAGTAAGATTGAcgaattatttatatattttttttttttgataagaagatTGACGAATTAATTAATTTCTACTTGACATACCAGCAATTTTTCAAGATCAGAGAAGGGATATTACCATTCATCTCTTTGAAGGCTTATAAGATGCAAAGATAAAATGCGAATAGTGAGGCTAAACTAtctacaatacaaaaataaatatgaacatAGTGAATCTACACCATCTAAGCTGCTCCACATCAAACACGGGGCGAGGAAAACCATCTAAACAAAACTAATTGGAAAATTacatttcaaacaaaacatacATACACGCATTTATGTTACCGATTTCAGCATGTAATACAAATTTTGAAGAGTATCAaaccaaacccataaaaaaaagtgaatgattgctgtgttttttttttttgcaacaattAGGAAAGCAGCCATTTTCACTATATTCAATCCTCAAATAATAGGTTGAgtcaaaataataaacaaatagataacatatctttttttatttcaatgccTTAAAACAAAGATTTACCAAGCAGGATACTAAATTCGAATGCTTGAAACAACTGAAACTAAAACTCTTTTCAACTCTCAACGCATCTGTATGGCTGCATTGTACTAAAACAGAATAACAATCACTCAAAATTCAATGAATTCACCCCTAGCATTGTAATACAATAATTGTTCAACACCTATAGTATTACATGCAACAGAAacaaattcttatatatatatatatatatatatatatatatatatatatatatgttttttcctatttcattaattatttatccaGATTTCTGTCAACTgtatttcttttgtaaaataaccctaaaactAATCTCAAAAACCAAATCTTGCTGGACTTTGAACATATAGCACAGATTATCCTCCTCAACAAATGCCCTCAAATTTCATTAGCCAATtaatagtaaaatttaaattatgtaaataCAAAATCAACCATTTATTAACAGAAGAATAAATTAAGAGCCAGAAAAATAAAGgggaaaatttgtaaaaaaaaatttgtaaaaacttACCTTTCAAAATCTTACAGTCTCTCTATCTCACCcaattgtctttttctttttttagataattttcGCTGCTATGTATATTGATTcagttgttttaattatttttaaaaagtagaaaagaagCCTTGTTTCTGAGTATTTCTGCAAACAGGGAAAAACTTGTGTGGAGAAAATGTTTCAAAGTTGTTGCAGGAATAGagtgcagagagagagagagaattaaaattTCCTAGATTGAAATATGACTCAATAACTTGaatcaaaaaactaaaatggAACATAACATTACAACCCTCAAAATGTTTTTTGTAAAAACCAAAGGTTCACCACCGTTGAAAAAGAAAGGGTGAAGAATCAGAACCgaagttgaattttttgtttttgattttggtCTAAAGAAATATAAAGTGGAATTTATTTGTAACTGTATAAAATCTATAACTGCCTACTGTAATGGTGTTTccctgggaaaaaaaaaagtacagagAGGAAAACAGATTAGGAATTGAAAACTATAATTGCAGCAAACCCTAATTAGGAACCCCAAATCCCAAACATTTGAGCCTTAATTTTGTCTTTCGTCCTAATTCAAGAATGGTCAGAATGGAAACAAAAAACCACAAATTAGTCATTAGCAAATAGATTAggataacaaaaaaagaagaagaatgtagTGAAGATTGAGGATTCAAGGTGATCTTACCAAGGAGATCTGATCTGATGCGTTTGGGGTATCTTGAGTAGAAAGATTCAAAGCTGGTGGAATCATTCGGAGAAATTGAACCGGAAAATTTTGACGCAACACTCACTTGGATGTGTGGAAACTGTAGAGGGACCTCCCATTGATCCAGGATGGTATGACTTTACTTTTGGGTAGCGAATGCCTCTGCACATATTGGGTTTGTTCTTGATGAGATTTAGGTTTTATCGTGAGGCAGCCTAGAGAGAACAAGCTTTCACTAATATAAGCCAGGCAGAAATAGAGTTTAgaaaaaacatattattatcACGTTGCTGGCCGGTGTTATTAAAAAGAGAAGCCATTTTTCTGAGTTTTTCAACCAAATAGAGAGAAATTGTTTCAAAATTGTGCATAGGAAATACATTTcagaagagagtgagagagagagaaagggagagagacaAAGTaaagtgtttgattttttttttttttttttttttggcgaaaCTAGGTCGTTGGTCTCTCAAGTTTAAGTTTACCGTGCAGAATTGACCCCTCATGTTTTAACTGAGCATTATGTATTCTTTTATCTGACTCTTTccttatatatgtatgtgtttttctcaacaaaaaaaaaaaaaaaaagttttgactgagtacaattggtccctcaagtttaaaaaatgagttataTTAGTCACTTTAATAACTGCCGTTGGTAATATTACTTACGTGATTAACGGAACAAtgatttaacatttttttatgacattacattttttaattaaaaaattacaaaataaatttacagGGAAGTTATTCACAAACCAataccaaattaaattaaaaccagTAATTCACAAACCCACgcttcaagtaaaaaaaaatcggcgtaaatgcacttttggtccctacattttgggtcaattcgcATTTTGGTCTCTAAATTAATTTCATTCCTATTGTTGtccctatttttaaaaaatcgttTCTATTTTAGTTTCTGCTGTCATCCAAGTAACGAAACCCTATTACGTGGCAGACGGAGTAACCTGGTTGCTGACATAGTGCTGACGTGGCACTGACatgacattaaaatattattaaaaaaaattatttgacatttttcaatgtcacgtcagcatttttaattctctttaCCTTTTCTTCAATCATTCATTGTTCAGAAAAGATTCATTCATCATTGTTCTTATAAGTTAAATTAACATTAGAACAGATCACAAAGAGAAGCAATGTCCAACGGCAAACATTTGGTAAAATCATTTTCTTCTAGAAACGAATTATAAAAGAACATTTCAAGCAAATCCATCATCCATCTACCCGTTTTGTAGATCACTACATCTACAAAGGAATACACAACAGTAAAGCCCATTTCAAGCAAATTCACCATTCATGTACCCATTTTGCATGTCTAAACCCATTTTGTAGGTCACATAGGGTGAAGGAATCTCAAAGAATACGAGAGAGAGAAGCATCGACCTCCTAACAAAGGTCATTGCCGCATGCGCAGCAAAAGCATCTACCACTTTCTATCCTTTAATCTCCATGGATCTTCATCGTTGTCGATGCTCCTTTtccatttctctttctctctctctctctctctctcagcccTTTTTGACTCTCACGACCACCATGGCTGGATCTGCACTATGCCAGTGGCTTGTATTTCTTCCCCCCTCCTTAAATAAACCCTCAATTCTCACAATCGAACTAAAATCTAACCCTTTTCTCACTCAATCCGATTCTTTCCAAACCCAAAACTCTTGTTCTTTGTCTCTCACACAAGTTTCCTAGATTTGTGATGGAGGAGATTTTTGGGTGTTGTAGTGGACTTGGTTGTCAAAgattggtggggggggggggggtgtgggttttcttgtgtttgctcttgttcatgttctttgatttggtgattttcattttttttttcctgtggttttgatgttcatgttattttattctaggttttctctttgattctgggtttgatgttgTTGCTGGGGAAAAGTTCTTATgttcttaccaaaaaaataatgataataataataataataataataataataataataataataataatcagaTTTAATGttggtttagaaaaaaaatagatttaaagtttgttttttaaattttattaatttaaatctgacatggcatttaaaaaatgctaaatattttttttataatattttaatgatcaCATCAGCGTCATATCAGCAAGTAGGGCACTCCGTTTGCCACCTTAGATTTTTCTGTTACTGGGTTGGCGgcagggaccaaaataaaaacgaTTTTCTGAAATCAGGGACTGACCTAAGAGTGAAATCAATTTAGGACCAAATCAAGAAtcgacccaaaatgtagggaccaaaagtgcattttcgccagaaaaatcaaaaacccaacaCGAGAGAGAAAAGGGGAGAGAGTGAAGAAACCCAAGCACTGACCAACCGGAGACTCAAGCCCTAGCCGCCGCCGACGACAGCCACTGACCAACAACAGCCATTGACCCACATGCATATTTGTCACCTCTGATCTTGCATACATAGCTTATGAGGTTTAATTCTTTAGTTTGTGATGGACCATCCAAGATTTGGACGTGCCAAGTTGAAAATCCAACCTAAGAAGAGTGTTATCAAGAATATTAATCTGAATGATATGTAGTAGCTATCTTTTGAATCTTTAAGTGAGCGAAATTGCTTGGCCTCTGGCATTGGGTATGTCTTTAGGTGCAATCCAAGAGTCATGAAGCTTTTCTGGATGCATTCTAGAGAATAATAGTAAATGGTTTAAAGCTTAGAAGGGGATTTACATTGTCATTGGTGGAAGTATTAATTTCGTGAGATCAATCCAGTGCAGCATCCATATTCATAATCTTGGATGGTCCATCATAAACTAAAGAATTAAACCTCATAAGCTATGTATGCAAGATCAAAGGTGACAAACATGCATGCGGGTCAATGGCTGTCACTGGTCGGTGGCCGTCGCTAGCGGCAGTTAGGGCTTGGGCTGTCGCCGACGGCGGCTAGGGCTTGGGCTGTCGCCGACAGCGGCTAGGGCTTGAGTCTCCGGCGGGTCGATGCTTGGGTTTCTTCACTCTCTCCCATTCTCTCTCTCgtggtgggtttgtgatttATTTTTCCCTGAAGTGTTAGTTTGTGAATGATAGAATGAATAAGTTACCTTTAATTTGGTATTGGTTTGTGAATTTATTGCATGTAAATttactttgtaatttttttaattcaaaaatgtcatgtctgttaggatttgtgcctttaaatcctattgtatgatactatgtatgacattatgtatgacttaatgttatggtTAATAAAGtcgttttatttttatctaaaataatggtaacatgaatatttggacattatcatatagtccatgagatgcatagtatgtgattcatgtgatttagtcacagaagatataagtcacaagttctttataaactcaaaatttatagttcgtagtcgatgatgaaattgggcatttcatctacgaagaccataacgtatcaactaagatgatttgtcttgatcatgaaagtggggACTTCTAattaatatgttgatatgttttaagagttaagaaatattgaactggaccgctgtgagatttattattctcctaacaactatcaaatgaataataaatctcacgacttctatttgcatgaactcttaatcctgagagaataatgaacctgatcatgaggcgtaggttactttgatatattaggagtgagatctaaagtaacggtcaaaacctcagtatgttgggcagccacatttagtgttgatggaacatatattctcaagatggaattcataatctcttaacgaagatataaaatattctcttgagatatatttaatgagtttggttattctaagtgttaggcctaaccattttggtaagaaattactaaagtatatatttatgaaattggatttcataaatatatgatgaataactttaaaggattaaaccgagtactcaaggataagatgtagtaatttacaaagtggcagtctacattcatgactttgtgttactacgaatattttatgaaggggttacatgtacaataaagtcttgggatataatttattaataagacctagagtgcaattatatttatatagtgatattaaatataattaatggtaactttggacctgtcaagagttgatggaaaagcccaaggcccattagagctaatgtcctattggtcccttttggtcccactccaagccacacactaaagcccagttggaaaggcccaataggccagcccaattagataatcagttagttataaaaggagaaacatacagaattttttattaagaaaaagaattagagagagacaTCGTTGTAAAAATAGTGTGTATGTTAGAatgagacactctatcattctcccttgaaaactgattgagagaccacacatcttgggtgtaaagtggaattggagtgaagattaaaagtgtttccaagtctTTTCgatcttttcttttgaatttcaccgcaccaaggtacgccttcttgttcttaaattctgaaatttacatagtgcatgttatcaatcataaatgaaatagatccttgtttgttgcttccgctatgtgttttctatgaaatacaaaaccagtttttcctacaattggtatcagagccaagttttcaTATCATatttgtataacatgtgattggattttagaattttagaaaaccgttatctttgtgttttcaaatttctgca from Castanea sativa cultivar Marrone di Chiusa Pesio chromosome 6, ASM4071231v1 includes:
- the LOC142641108 gene encoding uncharacterized protein LOC142641108, which produces MVNIFAVYKPLLRWVMKLVGMRPQIVEIEPGTIMNFWVPNETPKKSINSNNNKAVVFIHGFAADGIITWQSQVLALARKYTVYVPDLVFFGGSITDRSERSPEFQAECVAKGLKKLGVERCTLVGLSYGGMIGFKMAEMYPDLVESLVLTCSVMALTKSISDAALERIGFKSWSDYLLPDSVQGVKVLFDIATFKLPRIPSFIYQHYLEVMFDNRKEREELLLALVIDDNDFTIPSHPQRVHLLWGENDIIFNMEVVNNLKRQLGDRATLQYIEKAGHLVEVERPCVYNKHLKEILTTLLEDGDQTQRSL